A region of the Andrena cerasifolii isolate SP2316 chromosome 15, iyAndCera1_principal, whole genome shotgun sequence genome:
cgtGCAGCGCTCGGACAGTAATTAAATTAGTTCCCACATCACCTTAgtggaaattcaatttctcattctattaatataacaaaaattatttgctAACATGCTCCTACCAAGGAAACAACCTCCTTTCCTCAGTCTCTATATTTTTCtcccatttatttaaaaaaaaaaattctgaaacttcccCCACTTCCTTTCCATCCCATCTTACTGAAGAGCgcgaatcgattttttttttaaactttcttcgaCTTTGATAACAATATTTTCCAAAACTCCCTTCAtttttccaccccccccccaccctcctAAAAGGACGACCTCTGCCTAACTACTTAAATAGATTATTCGTTCAAAATGTTCCCTCGACTCAGCCtccttaccatttttttttcatccaaagacggaaaaaaaattcttttcacgATTGAACAGGCAGGCACAGGCTGATTAACAGTCTTGCCAACCCCCGGAAGCTAGAGACAAGGGCCAGGAAGCCCATGGCCAGTTAATGTTTAATGTCTGGCTGTCTACAGTGGTCGGTGAATCACAGTGCAAGACTGACGTCCCATGCGTTCAGAAAAATGTGTAGAATGGACTGTTCTGGAGTCCCCGGTTTTAGCCTTTTTGCCGGGTCGAGGGTGGCAATCGGCGATACGCAGCCGGAAATCGCCTACGCCAGGAGCATGATTCCAGGCCAGGTGGAAGAAACGGGATCATTGTCAGCTGCTTACGAGCAACAATTGGGAGAGCTAGCTGCAACCGCGGCTGCAGGACAAAATGGCGTCGCGACGGTCGAAGGAACAGCAAATGGCGTCGGGACGGTCGAAGAGGCGGCAAATGGCGTCGGGACGGTCGAAGAAACAGCAAATGGCGCCGGGACGGTCGAAGAGGCGGCAAATGGTGTCGAGGCAGTTGCAAATGGCGTGGATACTGCCGAGGACCCCGAAGAGGTGGCTGCAACTTGATTTTGTGTAAATTCTTGTTTCCTTTTGAAATATATACTCACTCTGAAAAAACACTGTTGCtatattttcttaaatgactattcattttttagaaataaatttactaaTTTGTTTTTCTACCCTAGTTCTCCCATTGTTCAGACAGTTTCAAGGCTCCCTTGCCACATAATCTCGAATTCAAAAATGCAATATTATTTGCCCAAAACCTCAAGTGGAAATctctttacataaaaatttggcgaatttcactgtcaaaatttataaagttacgaTTTCCTCTGTCTAATTATTATTGATAGCTACAATTGAGAAGTTTGTGAATTTattttttctcctctttttgACAAGTTCTCCCACGAAACGTATTGAAAGTTCCCTTCACTATTTCCACCCCAAAAACATAAACATTCTAGTCGCATGCACTCGAATGGAGATGAACTTGTTTATCGGGGAAAAGTGTCGAAGatatttggaatatcgaataCGATCGTCGACGCCCAACAGCAATAAAAACTGAATGCACATTCCGCGGGGCGGCTGGAGGGGCGTGGGGGGTCGTAAGAACTTCCTTCCTGCCGCTCAAAGGAAATCGAGTGTCACGCTTTTTAAACCCCTTCCTGAAGGGTGGTGACTGAGCTCTTAAAATGTTTTCCCTCTCGCAAAAATTCGGGCCACGTTTTTTACTGGCGGACGAACCACCCCCTAAACATACGTCACTGCCTGATAATTAATTTTCTGCGCAAAATCTCGTTTAAATCGCCACCAAATCGGTGATATATAATCCAGCTCAAATATTCTCCAATTCCTTCACTAAATGAAgaagttacattttttttttcattaaaatagctagttttgttaatttaaaattcagaattgaaatatttattgtgaTACGTGGGGAAAGAACATGCAACGGCGAGAACATTTCTGAAATGCTTCCAAAAGCTAGCTTCGCTGGTGCACGTTGCAGCTTGTTTCCTAATTTTACGCGAAATTTAAGCAAAACTGGAAACTGCACGCGCGTGCGAAAGAAAGCGTTCACATCCCCGGGCGggaaatatttttgcaataaCGTGAAAAAGATTTCTGCGTGCCGCGAATTTGGCTCCGCCGTTGTTCGCTTATTTTTTCATTAACTCTCGACAGTCAACGTCACGGGaaataaccaaatttttaaaataataaataaactaacTGGAAGCCAAAATAGGAGCCAGCCGGTGTTTGAAGTAAAGTACAAGCCATGTACAATTATTCTGTTGAGTAAGCTTTAAAAATTTCCACGATCCGGGAAGATAGTGAATAATTTTCCATTAAGTGGGGTtagagaattaattaaaaaatttatcattaaatttcATCTTTTGGAGCCATACGTATCAATTTTCATCGATAAATCAAATTACGTTTATGTTCAATATTTGACTTCCCACGCGGGCAACAAATGTGCAAACAGAAAATtcggaaataaataaataattagaaatcgaGGTTAATCGTATATTTTGCAGTGAAATGTGCAACGAAAGCTGAAACGACGCAGATATGAATATTTCCTCATCAAGCATGACAAATTCTCGATCGaacatttttgcataaaaagagatattaaaaaatggacGTAAGTGAAAATTTAGCGATATTtgtttgccccccccccccaaaagaaaataattattatcatcattatttgataattatttttttattaccataCCCTaaccttaaaaaaataaattacaaaatactCGTAATATGCAGTAGCAAGTAACAGGGTATGAGAGAATTATTTAATTCGTGTCGCAATTGCCCGCATATAACTGCATTAAAGTGACACGAGCACGCCAGCGAAAATTCAGCGACCGAGTTTTATGACGTATCAATTTTTCATGCATCTGGTTACGCAGCTGGAAGTCATTCTGACAGATCTGAGTGGGAAATTTCCCTGTTTGCAATATATACTGCGACCCCATTATGCGCCGTACTTGAATACAGCGGGCACGATATTATTGGGCTGGCTAATTGTGTCCTGGATATCTTACGTACGTATATCAAACATATTTCACATGGTTCACCgttctcctttttttaaaaaaaaaaatattcacgatTCCAATTTTCCGTGTACTTGTCGTTTATTAAAGCGAGGAGAGCTTCTCTTGTCTTTCCTTTCTGTTTCATACGCGTTCCcggataattaaaaatttccgaCCTTATTAATTAGTTATAAAATATACGAAACCATTTCCGTGGATATTCTCGTAGTGAAGCGTGGAAAGCCTATTTTACCTTTTTCGCTTTAGCACAGGAAGGCTGCTTTACATCATCGGTGGGGTTATTGAATTAGCTGAGTCTCTAGGTTCTAGGggaaatttattcgaaacacGAAGCTGCGTCCTTGAAATGCGTTTAGAACAGTTATGATTTGGattaaatatgtttttttttaagcacgaGGTGCAGCTCAAGTGTTATGCAGTGTTAGATTTATAGGTTAGGTTGATTTTTTTCTTTAGTTTACAATTCTTATATTGTCATTCGTTAGACAGTGTGAGTTGCACATGTGAGAACGCGGCTTGAGTTTCTCGCCAAATTTTAACTCTCCTCCATTCTTCTTACACGAACCGTATTTATTTTACTCGAACGAATTTATTGACGTCGTCATCCGAACGGCTTGGAATCTGATAAATTTGACTGGAGAAATGTGTTTACTCTGCCTCTTCGCTCAAACCCTTAAAGTCATAAACTTGTGCACTGGAGTTAACGATAACGACGTTTCTCAGGTTGTCTGCGCAGTGCTCGGCCCTCTGACGGTAACTGTCATCGCTATAATTCTTATTTGTCCGATGACAGCGAGATGGTGCCTCATGCAAACGGTGCCCTGCCTTCAAGAGGTTCTCAACGACTTCGTGGAGAAGTTTCAAGTGAATTTTTCGCAAAGACCGACAATAACATAGCTCCGCTAGTAGAACCAGTAGACCTGCACCAGTGCACGAAAGTGCAGCCGCCATTTGCGTCTACCATTTAAATATAACTCCACTGTAATTCTGTTGAAATATACGTGCTTGGAAGTGACCAATAacattgctgcccaaattcttttaaaagtccATCAGTTGTTGCAACAGACATACTCGGAGCGAAGAAGAGGTTAGCCTAGGGACTTTGGTGATCGCTAATCACAAAATTAACATGATTCTGAACCCCAGTGCAGGAAAGTTTTAACACAGAACACGTGGAGAAGCTTCTCCGACGTTTGTTACCGCATTAACGATAAGATAAGATTCTCTTGATTGCAAAAGTTTCAGAAATGTTGGTTAACGCTCGGCAGTTGAGAATCCGCCTTAAAAATTTCGCTGGGTAGTTCTCGCGCTCCGCGAGAGTTGTCCAACCAACGAAGGTAGACGTTGTAAGAGGGATTAAACTAGTGTTTAAGCGTGCAACTGCAACACCCAAGTATTTGCAGCAAAGTCGGGAGATCCCTGCCCagaactccccccccccctcgtaaGTGAATTTGTAACGGTCGTTTACAAAGTTGCAGCTCTTTATCACGGTAACGTTGAGCTGGATTACAGCCATGTATTTACGAGCGTGTACGGTAAAATACGGACACGGTGTATTTGGTGGCTTTAAAGGCACTCTTGAAACACGAAATTCTAGTGTGATTGTTAAGTGTCGAGAGTCTGCATTGTAGTTCAAGAATGTGACGACCTTAAGCCGCGTTTCCACGCGTGCAACATGTAATGGGGAATACAGTTCGAGGAAACGTTGCTATTCAAAGACAAACGTGTATGGAAGAAGCGTCTTAAGCCGCCTTTCCACGGGTGTGATGCGTGAGGCAGAAGAGACTTAAGCCGCGTTCCTACTAGTAAACTATGCGACTTTAAAATGAAGTTAGTTAAGGGTACAGGATACTTTAGCACGTGTAATAGGAATTGAAAACTTTAACAATTTGgaataatttttcgtttccaaTATTCTTATTCCTAATGAACTCGAAGTGATTTTCCTCGTTCCAATCATTCTACAAATATTAAATAACTGAAAATAATAGCTGATTATCTGAAGTAAAAGAGAATAATTGGAAAATTCTTATATTTAGCGAACACTGCCGGTGAAACAACGTCCCCAAGTTGGACACACGATAATAATTCTCCTACAATTTTGTCCACAGGGGGGCGCTCGCCCCGAGGACGAAAAGTTCGAAGTAATTGTCAAATGGTGGACGGCACGAGCGGCTAGTAACATCTGTACTCACGCGCGTGTGGCGTGCATTCAACCAAcgttaattagaaattaatttcgagGTCTCCCAGTGATTCCCGTCGGTCCGGATAACACAAATCCGCCGGGCTGCTCAATTACTGAGCCTGGAAATCAACATGTAAATCGTGTCGCTTAATCGGCCTCGAACGATCGTTGCGATTCTGCCCGAATTTTTCAATGgactcgggggggggggaggggttgccattttttactgttttggaTCAATTATGGCAGCTCGACAAATCATTTTCAAGCCATCAACACAACACACCGGAAATGCAGGTAAGAGCATCAACACCACGACTGGCgacggcgtgttttcacgccgagggatttgcTGTTCATGATGAAGGCGCGTTTTCATATTGACGTTTTCTGAAAGTATCAAAAGTAGTAATCGGGAGTCCCTGAATGTTTAGTTCGAAGATAAATCAAGCTCGGTACTTGCCTTGCACAAAACGTAGAGGCATTTTGTAAATCCAAAATTGTGCGGGGCCAAAAAAACGCATTTATAcgtacttctaaattttataataataaatatctgtgcATAGGaccccgcaaaatttacgatgagcttttcgtggaccgcGGGAGGTTTTAATGCGCCGAACCtgcctcgcgccggccctgactCAACGAGTTAACCTATAAAATCGTTCAACGACGAAACCCTTCCATCTTCGATCTTCTTCGTCTTTCAATAGTTTTCATGGGAATTAATTGAAATGTACCTTCTAAACACCCTCGTCAATCACATTTTACTTTGCGCACTCCAAGTCTGCCACACCACTGATACTTGCCCGTTTTAACGTCAACCTCTCTCGGAAATATCCCCTACAATTCCCTGTTTCGTATATTTGGCTCTCAGTAACGTACCGTTTCACTTAAAATGTCCTCTACGATTCTGCAGCAACACCGTGAAATATCTTAGTCGAGGCGACTAAAGAAGAGGCACCGGTATTAACCCACTTTGGAAAGTACCTGACAAGCGTGCTTCAGACCgattcgtcctcgtcctcgagtCCTGAGGATCTGCGCGACACGATTCACCGACCACGGGCGAATTTTTCACCGAATCCCGACGGCTTTCGGACTAATCCCGAGGACCAGCGGGAATAGGCTCGCCAGGCCGCTGTTAAATGAATGTTTCCGCGCCAGTTAATTAAGCAGCGAGGCCCTCTCGGCGCGTTCCGACGGGCTGGCTTCGATGCAGAAGATTAAACACGACAAAGAAAGCAAAGGGGAGGGAATGTTGAATGGGACCGGGGGGTTGCACGTTCGGCTGGAGCGTTGACGACagattaatttgttatttttgtcgttttcctgcgtttaaacaggatggcgtttcaagcttatcgcTTATATTGCCTAACGAACACTATAGtcaattcttttttttcattttttcccccctctTCTCTCTTTCCGGTCCCTGCAGCAagcggcgcaccgggagaaaaaagGTTAGGTTGGTGTtgtggtggtcacccatctttcctcaGGACGTCACTCCGTGATGTttgacttcggtgatctaacgagaaccggtgtttccatcacggccacgTCCGTTAAATTACCATTGTAAACCGCAATCGAAAGAGTCCTTGGGGGAGGGAGATGACGAGCCAGTGACACGTGAAAAACAACGAGGGACTGTTTCAGTCGGCGGAGAAGTTTCTGTTCATGGAAATGGCATGTTTGTTCTCTGTTATGTAGCGGACGTAAAAAGAAACAGACAAACAACCTGTCACGCTCACGTCTTACAGGGGCCATTAATTACGAAGCTGGGGAAATGCTCTCGAATCTGCTTAATGAAACGTGGCGACCACGCCAGCTCGTAAACAGAGTTTCCAGCGGCTTTCGCTCGCGAAGCAAGCTAATAGAACGAGTGTGAAGATAATTAATGGGGACCAGAAAGCACCGAGGTGCTCGCATTATGCGTCGACTCAACGGAAAGAAGATTGGTTTAGGACGGGGGGCCGAGGAGGCGGGGACGTTGAAAGATGGTGAGCGATTAATTTCGGGGGCGATGGAAAGCGAGCGTTAATTTCCGGGAGATTAAGAAAATTCGGCGAGATTCGCGCGGAAGAAAGATGAGCATGAAAGTGTCCGCTAGAAATTGTTTATCAGAGAATCGGAAGCGAGAAATGGACCCTCTTTATTAATTGGGAGGAAGGATATATATCCAGGCTGTGCTAGATTCGCGAGGGGAATAATAGAACGTACTGAAACCcaccaaaaaaagaaaaactccATCGTTCATTTATATGGAAAAAAAGGATTCAATGAATTTGTAACAGTTCCTCTGTTCGTCGGATTTTTAAATGACACAGAATTAATATTCGACCGCCAGAAAAGCGATGTGTGCCATTCGGTGCACCAGTAGGCGGCCGCGTCAGCCGAGATTTACGAGAGCGATATTTTCTGTCGGGCTCCACAATACTAACGTATGTAACAGGAGATGAAAAACCCTGGTCGGTGGTCAGGCATATCTGCATTGGTGACTAAATTTTCCGCGATTGATTCATTGAACCACCCCTGTGCCACACCAACTCCTTCCCTTTCTCCCGTGGGTTTCACTTGTTATTCAGGCTTCAAGTTTATGTTTTACCCTCTTTGCCAAAGTAACCCTTTCGATCCCCACCAGTTTTGGCGGTCTTGGCCCTCCCTGAGTCACCCTGCAGCGCCCTGGCTCTCCCTGGCTCTCCCCGTTCTCCTATGGATTTGAATGGAGCTTCCTCGTTCAAATTGAGGTTTTCCTTCTCTGGAGATGCCAACCTAACCATTTCTGCCATTTTCGGTGGTCTAGACCCACCCTTACCTCTCCTCACCCTCCCTGACTCACCCTCTTCTTCACTAGACGTTATTACTTGATGATGTCCCCTTTTCTTCCTACTAATTCTAACTATCTCCATGTCCCGAGCACTGCCTGTATCTCATTAACCGCAGTCCATGCATCTCCATTTACAATTACACGACATTCAAATACCGTTCACAACAACCCTCACAATCAGAGGACTAGAGAGCTGGCGGAAGTCCTCCACACCACCCCATGCATGTAACCGTTCATTCAATCCCTGCGCGACTCCTTTGAGCCCGCAGCGCACAGTAATACGAAACACACACGCTCCGCAGATTGACAAGCCACTTTGCATCGCGTCCAAAGGTTCCCCTTCTGTGGCGCGCT
Encoded here:
- the LOC143376926 gene encoding uncharacterized protein LOC143376926 isoform X2, with the protein product MEVTISFIYPMTLFMLRQSGKLVIWSVNHSARLTSHAFRKMCRMDCSGVPGFSLFAGSRVAIGDTQPEIAYARSMIPGQVEETGSLSAAYEQQLGELAATAAAGQNGVATVEGTANGVGTVEEAANGVGTVEETANGAGTVEEAANGVEAVANGVDTAEDPEEVAAT
- the LOC143376926 gene encoding uncharacterized protein LOC143376926 isoform X1, with product MSIFCAITALIQLVILVALTGVLVSVAAVARLMEVTISFIYPMTLFMLRQSGKLVIWSVNHSARLTSHAFRKMCRMDCSGVPGFSLFAGSRVAIGDTQPEIAYARSMIPGQVEETGSLSAAYEQQLGELAATAAAGQNGVATVEGTANGVGTVEEAANGVGTVEETANGAGTVEEAANGVEAVANGVDTAEDPEEVAAT